A stretch of Shinella zoogloeoides DNA encodes these proteins:
- the rpsT gene encoding 30S ribosomal protein S20, with translation MANTTSAKKATRKIAARTAVNKSRRSRVRNFIRKVEEAIASGDQAVAAAALKAAQPELMRAATKGVLHSNTASRKVSRLANRVKTMSA, from the coding sequence ATGGCCAATACAACCTCGGCTAAGAAGGCGACCCGCAAGATCGCCGCGCGCACCGCAGTCAACAAGTCGCGCCGCTCGCGCGTCCGCAACTTCATCCGCAAGGTCGAAGAGGCCATCGCCTCCGGCGACCAGGCTGTTGCAGCCGCCGCTCTGAAGGCAGCCCAGCCGGAACTGATGCGCGCCGCCACGAAGGGCGTGCTTCATTCCAACACGGCTTCCCGCAAGGTTTCGCGTCTGGCGAACCGCGTTAAGACGATGTCGGCCTGA